A region of the Methanobacterium sp. Maddingley MBC34 genome:
TCCAACTTCCTGCACAACTTTGGTCAGTTCTTCAGTTTTTGCTTTAATGGCTTCCAGATCATCTCCACCAATGACTTCCCGGAGTTCCTTGACCAGTCCTTCGATCTTGGTTTTCTGGTCAGCCTGAACCTTATCACCCAGTTCATCCAGGGTTTTCTCGGCGGTATAAATCATGGAATCAGCGTTGTTTCGGATTTCAACTTCTTCCTGGCGCTTTTTGTCCTCGTCGGCGTGTTGTTCAGCTTCCTTGATCTTCTGGTCAATTTCGTCCTCGGATAACTTGTTGGGGGCGGTAATGGTGATGGCCTGTTCCTTACCAGTTCCCATATCCTTAGCCGATACGTTGAGGATACCGTTGGCGTCGATATCAAATGTTACTTCGATTTGAGGCATTCCGCGGGGTGCTGGTGGGATTCCAATCAGCTGGAACCTGCCCAGAGTGGTGTTTCCAGTGGCCACTGATCTTTCACCCTGCAGGAC
Encoded here:
- a CDS encoding molecular chaperone (PFAM: Hsp70 protein_SP), giving the protein VLQGERSVATGNTTLGRFQLIGIPPAPRGMPQIEVTFDIDANGILNVSAKDMGTGKEQAITITAPNKLSEDEIDQKIKEAEQHADEDKKRQEEVEIRNNADSMIYTAEKTLDELGDKVQADQKTKIEGLVKELREVIGGDDLEAIKAKTEELTKVVQEVGAAIYQQAQQEQAQQQQQGQDAQDQQGQDPKDDDTIDADYEVKK